A DNA window from Coffea arabica cultivar ET-39 chromosome 6c, Coffea Arabica ET-39 HiFi, whole genome shotgun sequence contains the following coding sequences:
- the LOC113692842 gene encoding 33 kDa ribonucleoprotein, chloroplastic isoform X1, with protein MSASSLSVAVATAIANSSSSSIPSSSSSLEHLSLSTIHFPFKPTKPINFCRVNHLLNSAPVPQVSRSLLVCASTAFDAFDAIQSTQVLEEEEQEEEEAEAEEIQDVEDENDGDTAAVSLSTEGRRLYVGNLPYAMTSSQLADIFAEAGRVASVEIVYDRVTDRSRGFAFVTMGSFEEAKEAIRLFDGSQVGGRTAKVNFPEVPRGGEREVMESKIRSSNQGFVDSPHKIYAGNLSWGLTSQGLREAVQDQPGFLSAKVVYDRDTGRSRGFGFISFASAEEVDSALEAMNGVEVEGRPLRLNLAQQRSFISPPPAPETNSEPDS; from the exons atgtcagcTTCTTCTCTATCAGTGGCTGTTGCCACTGCCATTGCcaactcttcttcttcctcaatcccatcatcatcttcttcccTAGAACACCTTTCTCTGTCCACCATTCACTTCCCCTTCAAGCCCACAAAACCCATAAACTTTTGCAGGGTTAATCACCTTCTAAATTCTGCTCCTGTTCCTCAGGTCTCTCGCTCCCTACTTGTTTGTGCTTCGACTGCTTTTGATGCTTTTGATGCCATCCAAAGCACACAGGTcctagaagaagaagaacaagaagaagaagaagcagaagcAGAAGAAATACAAGACGTTGAGGATGAAAATGATGGGGATACAGCTGCTGTATCTCTATCAACTGAAGGTCGTAGATTATACGTGGGAAACTTGCCTTACGCGATGACCTCTTCCCAATTAGCTGATATCTTTGCTGAAGCTGGCCGTGTTGCTTCTGTTGAG ATTGTTTATGACAGAGTGACGGATAGGAGTCGAGGATTTGCATTTGTTACAATGGGGAGTTTTGAAGAAGCAAAGGAGGCAATTCGGCTGTTTGATGGATCT CAAGTTGGGGGCCGAACTGCAAAGGTGAATTTTCCTGAGGTGCCACGAGGAGGTGAGCGAGAAGTCATGGAGTCAAAGATCAGAAGCAGCAACCAGGGATTTGTAGATAGCCCACATAAGATCTATGCAGGAAACCTAAGCTGGGGTCTAACCTCTCAAGGCCTCAGAGAAGCTGTCCAAGACCAGCCAGGATTCTTGAGCGCCAAAGTCGTCTATGATAGGGATACCGGAAGATCCCGAGGATTTGGATTTATTAGCTTTGCGTCCGCTGAAGAGGTGGATTCTGCACTTGAGGCCATGAATGGAGTG GAGGTGGAAGGCCGGCCTCTACGGTTAAACTTGGCACAACAAAGATCTTTCATATCTCCTCCTCCAGCACCTGAAACAAATTCTGAGCCAGATAGTTAA
- the LOC113693681 gene encoding uncharacterized protein isoform X1 produces the protein MATIRMIDIAVNLTDGMFKGIYNGKKYHVADISAVLSRAWSAGVDRIIVTGGSLEESKEALAIAETDARLFCTVGVHPTRCKEFDESGDPEKHFQSLLSLAKEGVEKGKVVAIGECGLDYDRLHFCPSEIQQKYFEKQFELAHAMRLPMFLHMRAAAEDFCTILERNKERFCGGVAHSFTGSAEERDKLLSFSNIFIGVNGCSLKTVENLDVVKGIPMERMMIETDSPYCEIKNTHAGINFVKTSWPSKKKEKHDPDYAIKGRNEPCTVRQVLEVVAGCKGIADIDQLSKKLYHNTCRIFFPQDVDSAADALLAGHDTAERSQRV, from the exons ATGGCGACCATCCGAATGATTG ATATAGCAGTCAATCTCACTG ATGGTATGTTCAAAGGAATATACAACGGCAAGAAATACCATGTGGCAGATATTTCTGCAGTACTCAGCAGGGCTTGGAGCGCCGGTGTTGATCGAATTATT GTTACTGGTGGATCTCTAGAGGAATCAAAAGAAGCTCTTGCTATTGCTGAAACTGATG CAAGACTTTTTTGCACGGTTGGCGTGCACCCAACAAGATGCAAA GAATTTGATGAGAGTGGGGATCCCGAAAAGCATTTTCAGTCTCTTCTCTCACTGGCTAAAGAGGGGGTTGAGAAAGGAAAG gtgGTGGCAATTGGTGAATGTGGACTGGATTATGACAGGCTTCATTTTTGCCCGTCTGAGATTCAACAGAA ATATTTTGAGAAGCAGTTTGAACTAGCTCACGCAATGAGGCTTCCAATGTTTCTTCACATGCGAGCAGCTGCTGAGGACTTTTGTACCATTCTGGAGAGAAATAAGGAGCG GTTCTGCGGTGGGGTTGCTCACTCCTTTACAGGCAGTGCAGAAGAGCGTGATAAACTTCTttcattcagtaatatttttatAG GCGTGAATGGTTGCTCACTGAAGACAGTTGAGAATCTTGATGTTGTTAAGGGCATACCGATGGAGCGAATGATGATCGAGACAGATTCTCCATattgtgaaataaaaaatactcATGCAGggattaattttgtgaaaaccTCATGGCCgtccaagaagaaagaaaaacatgaTCCAGACTACGCCATCAAAGGTCGAAATGAACCCTGTACGGTACG GCAAGTGCTTGAGGTGGTCGCTGGCTGCAAAGGTATTGCTGACATAGATcaattgagcaagaaattgtaCCACAACACTTGCAG GATTTTCTTCCCTCAAGACGTTGACTCTGCAGCAGACGCACTTCTTGCTGGTCATGATACTGCTGAAAGATCACAGCGTGTTTAG
- the LOC113693681 gene encoding uncharacterized protein isoform X2, which yields MATIRMIDGMFKGIYNGKKYHVADISAVLSRAWSAGVDRIIVTGGSLEESKEALAIAETDARLFCTVGVHPTRCKEFDESGDPEKHFQSLLSLAKEGVEKGKVVAIGECGLDYDRLHFCPSEIQQKYFEKQFELAHAMRLPMFLHMRAAAEDFCTILERNKERFCGGVAHSFTGSAEERDKLLSFSNIFIGVNGCSLKTVENLDVVKGIPMERMMIETDSPYCEIKNTHAGINFVKTSWPSKKKEKHDPDYAIKGRNEPCTVRQVLEVVAGCKGIADIDQLSKKLYHNTCRIFFPQDVDSAADALLAGHDTAERSQRV from the exons ATGGCGACCATCCGAATGATTG ATGGTATGTTCAAAGGAATATACAACGGCAAGAAATACCATGTGGCAGATATTTCTGCAGTACTCAGCAGGGCTTGGAGCGCCGGTGTTGATCGAATTATT GTTACTGGTGGATCTCTAGAGGAATCAAAAGAAGCTCTTGCTATTGCTGAAACTGATG CAAGACTTTTTTGCACGGTTGGCGTGCACCCAACAAGATGCAAA GAATTTGATGAGAGTGGGGATCCCGAAAAGCATTTTCAGTCTCTTCTCTCACTGGCTAAAGAGGGGGTTGAGAAAGGAAAG gtgGTGGCAATTGGTGAATGTGGACTGGATTATGACAGGCTTCATTTTTGCCCGTCTGAGATTCAACAGAA ATATTTTGAGAAGCAGTTTGAACTAGCTCACGCAATGAGGCTTCCAATGTTTCTTCACATGCGAGCAGCTGCTGAGGACTTTTGTACCATTCTGGAGAGAAATAAGGAGCG GTTCTGCGGTGGGGTTGCTCACTCCTTTACAGGCAGTGCAGAAGAGCGTGATAAACTTCTttcattcagtaatatttttatAG GCGTGAATGGTTGCTCACTGAAGACAGTTGAGAATCTTGATGTTGTTAAGGGCATACCGATGGAGCGAATGATGATCGAGACAGATTCTCCATattgtgaaataaaaaatactcATGCAGggattaattttgtgaaaaccTCATGGCCgtccaagaagaaagaaaaacatgaTCCAGACTACGCCATCAAAGGTCGAAATGAACCCTGTACGGTACG GCAAGTGCTTGAGGTGGTCGCTGGCTGCAAAGGTATTGCTGACATAGATcaattgagcaagaaattgtaCCACAACACTTGCAG GATTTTCTTCCCTCAAGACGTTGACTCTGCAGCAGACGCACTTCTTGCTGGTCATGATACTGCTGAAAGATCACAGCGTGTTTAG
- the LOC113692842 gene encoding 33 kDa ribonucleoprotein, chloroplastic isoform X2, producing MSASSLSVAVATAIANSSSSSIPSSSSSLEHLSLSTIHFPFKPTKPINFCRVNHLLNSAPVPQVSRSLLVCASTAFDAFDAIQSTQVLEEEEQEEEEAEAEEIQDVEDENDGDTAAVSLSTEGRRLYVGNLPYAMTSSQLADIFAEAGRVASVEIVYDRVTDRSRGFAFVTMGSFEEAKEAIRLFDGSQVGGRTAKVNFPEVPRGGEREVMESKIRSSNQGFVDSPHKIYAGNLSWGLTSQGLREAVQDQPGFLSAKVVYDRDTGRSRGFGFISFASAEEEVEGRPLRLNLAQQRSFISPPPAPETNSEPDS from the exons atgtcagcTTCTTCTCTATCAGTGGCTGTTGCCACTGCCATTGCcaactcttcttcttcctcaatcccatcatcatcttcttcccTAGAACACCTTTCTCTGTCCACCATTCACTTCCCCTTCAAGCCCACAAAACCCATAAACTTTTGCAGGGTTAATCACCTTCTAAATTCTGCTCCTGTTCCTCAGGTCTCTCGCTCCCTACTTGTTTGTGCTTCGACTGCTTTTGATGCTTTTGATGCCATCCAAAGCACACAGGTcctagaagaagaagaacaagaagaagaagaagcagaagcAGAAGAAATACAAGACGTTGAGGATGAAAATGATGGGGATACAGCTGCTGTATCTCTATCAACTGAAGGTCGTAGATTATACGTGGGAAACTTGCCTTACGCGATGACCTCTTCCCAATTAGCTGATATCTTTGCTGAAGCTGGCCGTGTTGCTTCTGTTGAG ATTGTTTATGACAGAGTGACGGATAGGAGTCGAGGATTTGCATTTGTTACAATGGGGAGTTTTGAAGAAGCAAAGGAGGCAATTCGGCTGTTTGATGGATCT CAAGTTGGGGGCCGAACTGCAAAGGTGAATTTTCCTGAGGTGCCACGAGGAGGTGAGCGAGAAGTCATGGAGTCAAAGATCAGAAGCAGCAACCAGGGATTTGTAGATAGCCCACATAAGATCTATGCAGGAAACCTAAGCTGGGGTCTAACCTCTCAAGGCCTCAGAGAAGCTGTCCAAGACCAGCCAGGATTCTTGAGCGCCAAAGTCGTCTATGATAGGGATACCGGAAGATCCCGAGGATTTGGATTTATTAGCTTTGCGTCCGCTGAAGAG GAGGTGGAAGGCCGGCCTCTACGGTTAAACTTGGCACAACAAAGATCTTTCATATCTCCTCCTCCAGCACCTGAAACAAATTCTGAGCCAGATAGTTAA